A part of Bombus huntii isolate Logan2020A chromosome 16, iyBomHunt1.1, whole genome shotgun sequence genomic DNA contains:
- the LOC126874419 gene encoding transcription cofactor vestigial-like protein 4: MEISPRRRCFWQPWLTTENFQTVYKPGEERPKTTNLHRKPSSAWRKERRRDPIQSEALDMSAARVHHHHHHSRPSVIVPTTPQPGTTIEDTAVTPTPSLTPSAAAGGQRTGVRTVGGVSDPAIDEHFKRSLGLEEYAAVFNATTTDKEAGLSVDDHFAKALGETWTRLQATSRSKDST; the protein is encoded by the exons ATGGAGATCTCGCCGAGGAGAAGGTGTTTCTGGCAGCCGTGGCTCACTACGGAGAACTTTCAAACGGTATACAAACCCGGAG AAGAGAGGCCGAAGACGACGAATCTCCACCGGAAGCCGAGTAGCGCGTGGCGTAAGGAGCGTAGGAGGGATCCTATCCAAAGTGAAGCTCTGGACATGTCCGCAGCCAGGgtccatcatcatcatcatcacaGCAGGCCCAGCGTGATTGTTCCTACCACACCGCAACCTG GAACAACTATCGAGGACACGGCAGTGACGCCCACCCCATCACTGACGCCGTCGGCGGCAGCAGGAGGCCAAAGAACCGGGGTCAGAACTGTGGGTGGTGTGAGTGACCCTGCAATAGACGAGCATTTCAAACGATCTTTAGGCCTAGAAGAGTACGCTGCAGTTTTTAACGCCACCACTACTGACAAAGAAGCAGGCCTCAGTG TGGATGATCACTTTGCAAAGGCTCTTGGGGAAACCTGGACAAGGCTGCAGGCAACTAGCAGAAGCAAGGACTCGACTTAA